A genomic window from Thunnus thynnus chromosome 12, fThuThy2.1, whole genome shotgun sequence includes:
- the trdc gene encoding uncharacterized protein trdc: MPEGGWGSSPLPPDVCLATGFYPKTAEMILNVKNGPADKLDTSKAVVSKNQKGYFFAGFTNKTLLSCEMNGKTSTIGSSSNKSSPADKSSPADKSSSSNNDTSPTYHQSTNNYNLDLCKDVHPEKARLNFFLLVMNGVRVIFTKTLAFSTLLTIRAMMF, from the exons ATGCCGGAGGGCGGGTGGGGGTCGTCGCCGCTGCCGCCGGACGTCTGCCTGGCTACTGGCTTCTATCCGAAGACAGCTGAAATGATCCTGAATGTGAAGAACGGGCCGGCAGACAAGCTGGACACCAGCAAGGCCGTCGTGTCCAAAAACCAGAAAGGCTACTTCTTCGCTGGATTCACCAACAAGACGCTTCTCTCCTGTGAGATGAACGGCAAGACCAGCACCATCGGCTCATCCAGCAACAAAAGCTCACCCGCCGACAAAAGCTCACCCGCCGACAAAAGCTCATCCAGCAACAATGACACGTCCCCCACCTACCACCAGTCCACCAACAATTACAACC TGGATCTCTGCAAGGACGTTCATCCAG AAAAAGCCAGGCTGAACTTCTTCCTGCTGGTGATGAACGGAGTCCGAGTGATCTTCACCAAGACTCTGGCCTTCAGCACCCTCCTCACCATCAGAGCCATGATGTTCTAA